The genomic DNA ggacctgggattcctggaagtgccttctgatgaagatcaaaggtaagtgaatatttctaatgctatttatgattttagatgactccaaaatggcaggtatctgtattgcttgatgtctttttctgagcacagtactcagattattgcaaagtgtgctttccccgtgaagcttttttgaaatctgtcacagtggttgcataaaggagatgttcatctataattctttgaataacagtttaatattttatcaacgtttatgatgagtatttttgtaaattgtagtgctgattcaccggcagtattggaggcaaaatattttctgaacatcacgcgccaatgtaaaaggctgtttttggatataaatatcaacttgatcgaacaaagaatgcatgtattgtgtaacatgatgtcctaggagtgtcatctgatgaagattgtcaaaggttagtgcataatcttagctggttttctggtttttgtgacgcctgtccttgctaggaaaatggctgtggtttttcttgtgttggaactgtcctaacataatctaactttatgctttcaccgtaaagcctttttgaaatcggacaatgtggttacattaaggagacgtgtatctttaaaatggtgtaaaatagtcgtgtgtttgagaactttgaattatgacattttgtggttttgaatttggcgctctgatttttcactggctgttgaatagtgtgaaccgtgggtgggacctccccaagagaggttaacctgtttgggctagggggcagtattgagaattttggaaaaaatatgtgcccatttttaactgcctcctacaccaactcagaagctagaatatgcatattattgttcaggtttggatagaaaacaccctaaagtttctaaaactgtttgaatggtgtctgtgagtataacagaactcctatggcaggcaaaaacctgacaaggtttcatgcaggaagtggcctgtctgacaaggagtcgtgcgtcttgcatctgtttattgaaaagtaaggatcttagctgtaatgtgacaattcccagggctccaataggctcccaggacgcgggaaaatcatgaaggttgacgaggcagcctcaggctgaaacagattatcatcttattcaagtgtcccattaggtgacaatggagtgaggcgcgtgcgcgattagcccccgtggagtattttaattcggctgtttagtttattgcagattcccggtcggaatattatcgcttttctacgagataaatggcataaaaattggttttaaacagcggttgacatgcttcgaagtacggtaatggaatatttagacattttttgtcacgccatatgctcgtgaccgtggattaccattctgatagtgtctagaactcacgaacaaaacgtcgctgtttggatatgatggattatttgggaccaaacctacatttgttattgaagaagaagtcctgggactgcattctgacgaagaacaagaaaggtaagaacatttttcttataggaaatgtgattttggtgaaggctgaactgcgtgggtgtctaaataactagccctgtgatgccgggctatgtacttagaatattgcaaaatgtgcttcatccgaaaagctattttaaaatcggacatatcgagtgcatagaggagtaatgtatctataattcttaaaataattgttattctttttgtgaactttatcgtgagtaatttagcaaactgttattaaattccccggaagtttgcggggggtatgctagttctgaacgtcacatgctaatgtaaaaagctggtttttgatataaatatgaacttgattgaacaaaacatgcatgtattgtataacataatgtcctagggttgtcatctgatgaagatcatcaaaggtgagtgctgcatttagctgtcttctgggttttggtgacattatatgctggcttgaaaaatgggtgtctgattatttatggcttggtactctgctgacataatctaatgttttgctttcgttgtaaagcctttttgaaatcggacagtgtggttagattaacgagagtcttgtctttaaatagctgtaaaatagtcatatgtttgagaaattgaagtaataggatttttaaggttttgaaaatcgcgccacaggctgcaagtggctgttacgtaggtgggacgaattcgtcccgcctagcccagagaggttaacacccgtccgcttaacccggaacccagacacaccaatgtgtcggaggaaacaccgttcaactgatgacGAGGTCGGCCaaacccccccggccaaaccctcccctaacctggacgacgctgggccaattgtgcaccaccctatgggactcccgatcacagccggttgtgatacagcccgggatcgaacccaggtctgtagtgacacatctagcactgccttagaccgctgcgccactcgggaggccttatGTGAGCTTTTTAATGACTTCTTACCGTCAGGTTGTCGATTTCCTCAGAAAATGCTCCTATCTGCCTCACAGCCCCTTCCGAGTCCTCCATCTAGGAGTACAGACAGTGTTCAAGAGCACTTCACATGGACAATTAAAAGTAAAACACTATCCTCTTGTGGTACCACATTCCACCCTCTCATCTGTTCATTGGAGTGCTCTAACCTCACCTAAAGGATGATTATCATTAATACTTTTTAAATAGCTAGCACCTCAGTGGAAGGGGCTACAAAAAGCCACACTAAAACACCCATAATAGTACCTATATCCATATAGGTAACACATTCCCTGAAGTGGAAGGGGTTTATGGCAGTCCCCTACCTGGTCCAGGTTGTCCTCGTAGATCCTCAGGCCCCCCTGGAAGCTGCTGTTCTTGGGCATCTCCACGTCCATGGGGCACACGTACTCCTCGCCGTCCTCCTGGCGCTTCTTACGCAGGGTCCCGAAGCCACCGAACGGCAGCCTTCtgggctggaggaggagagaggatgatggGAGAGAGTCAGTCAAATGGGGACAAACGGCTGTGTGCCGATAGTATTAAAAAGCCGTCTGTCCTCACCTCCTTTTCCTGCTGACCACTGATCTGACAGGACAAAAacctatccagtccagtcacaTATAAGTGGTCATGAGGCCAACTGAGAGTAGTGGGACAGTGGGACACAGCCAAGGTCACTGATCAGATCAATAAACCTACACTGATCCCCAAAGCTCTGTATGTCTAACAACAAGCTGATGCCTTACCAGCTGCAAGTTGACCCTACCTTGACCTTGGCGGTGGCAGTGAGCAGGGTGTAGTCAGGGTTCTCCAGACACTCCTGTTTGCTGCGCTGGGCAGCGGAGCCGATGAGCAGGTGGAAGTGGGTGGCCAGGTGGCGGCGCAGCAGGGTCTTGTTGGGAGGGATGTTGAGCAGGAGGGCTAGGGACTCCACGTTGAAGCGAGGCTCCAGCACCTGGAGACAAGGAGAGATGCAAATGAAGAGTGAGACAGACACCGGTAAAAGGCAGTCAGTATATGTATACGCTGATGAACGTGTGTGTTCCTGAAAGGAGTCTGTGGCAAGCCAATTCAAACGGAGACTCCCCCCTCACCATGACCCCCCCGTGCACACCACTGCCCCTCAGGTTAGGAGCGTACTCAGCCAGGTCCACTGATCTCAGCCACTCCATCACTCTGTGATTGGTCCACTGGGAGATCTCCCCTGGCGTGATGTTGTTCTGGGGAGACATTTTCTTTTAAGTTGGTGTTAATAAAAACTGAAAAGTTTATTTTCCCTATACAAATAACACTGAAATGTAACTGAACTGGTGAAGTGAGAGACCATGTGTATGGTGGATATGAAagcacagggagagaaagagcgagagagaagcgagagaaaaagaaaaaaagggaTACTTTATTCAGAAGTGTCTAAACCGTACCTCGTCAGAGGGCCGTCGGCGGAGGCAGTTGGGCTCGTAGAAGTTGAGCCGGAGGACCTGGATGGCTCTCTTGATGCTGAGGTGGTGGAGGACACTGCCCACCTTTAGAGACAACAGGTCATCCTGAAGGGGACAAACACACATACTCTTCGCAGTCAGGAGAATGACTACTGTCAATCAATTAGAAATAAAATGACACTAGACATACAACACAAAAGCAAGGATTTGTTATTTAATAGACTTTATTCGTCCCCTTTGACATTGATTCTGATTGATTTTATCCCGTTAGACCTACTACTGCAAATTAAGACTCACCACAGTCATGTAGTGTAGCATTCTCCCATCGACCCTCCCCTCGTCAAACTGGCTCTTATACTGCGGCAGACCAATGTCATCCAGCCATCCTGACAAACACCAAAACAACTCAAATCAATCACAAGTCACAGAAAGGTTACTCCATTTTTCATTGTCAAGGCTTTTTGATAACTGAGGCTGTGGTCACTCACTGGTCACCCAGTTGTGGTCTAGTTTGCCCTTGCTGACATCCTCCTCTGATCCCAGTGCCTGGAGAGCCAGCTGCAGCTTCTTCCTGTGGAGGGGCTGTTTGATCCCCAACTCCTGTTGCCACAGAAAAATGTATGGGTTGTTTAAGACATCTCATATACTGTACAGTTaggaagagagtgatagagaaaaTAGATGTTTGTCAGGACACAGGTAGCAAAGTGAACATTAAGCAACTAAGCTTTAACATTGGGAGTTTCATTAAGATGTCTAGCAACACAGAACCTAAAACACAGAATGCACGAAACGCCTCCTGGATGCTCCACTGAGCCATCCTACCTTCTCCAGGTCGTGCTGGGAGGCCTGCAGCAGGGTGAATCCTGAGCGGATCCACTGCTGGGCTTGAGCTACGTGCAGCCCCAGGCCCTGCTCCTGCAGCCACGCACACACCTGCTCCTTACTCCACTGCGCAAAGGGAGCGTCCACAtcactgaggggagagagagcgagcacacTCACCTTTAACGTGGAGGGTAAACAGTACATCATTCATTACCATTTGCTTCTCTGACACCACACAATCATAATACCCTAAAACTGTGATACTGTAGACTTAGTTCCAATAAACTTCTGATCCCTTCCTCTACGTCTATAGttcacagacagatacacacaagcAAGAGGTGAGCTTCACATACTCAGCGCTGTGCTGCAGGTCACGTGACCAGCCCAGTCGGGGGCCAGCTGTGGCTCTGACTCCTCCCCTCCTGAActcagtctctgtctcctccaggtcTAGCGAGGTGGAGTGACTTCTCTTCAGCCTAGAGGGGTCAGATCACAACATGCCTAAATATCCTTCCATGCTCTGTCCTCGTGTTACAGAAAACCCTCTGTCCTCGTGTTACAGTTAATAAAGCAATAGTTTCATTTAAAAACCCTGGCTCCATCTTAATTAATCTTCCCCCAATTCCTTGCATACCATCTCCTCACCTCTTTCTAAACTTTGGGAATATAGAGAACATTCGAACCCACCTGCCTAAGAACTTCATAAAGCCTCTGGACTTCTTCTTGGCCTCTGGTGAGGAAGGTAGGGTCTGGCTGCTGTCGCCTCCCTGAGGTTTGTGTGGCGGGGCACCAGCCAAGTCCAAGTGGTCTGTGCCCTTACGCTCGGTCTCAGCTGGATTCAAACACACACGTTAGATCAATAGCTGACAATCCACCACCACAGGAAACTCGAGGCCAACACTGTCCCAAGGACTACAGCTGTAATGGCCACCACAACCACTCCTGGACTACATCTTccactaaacaccaccaccactatgagTATGCCAAGAACCACTCAAAAGCACCACAACTCAACTCATGCAGGACTGATTGACATGAACTCTTGATGCAAATTCATAGACTTCCAACTGTAAAAGACAAATCTCAGAGGCGCATCTTGAAGGACAGCTAGCAAAGTTAAGCGGCATCATTGCAGATGGTGTCACGTCATGGATAAGGAACAACTGGATATGATTTAAAAGGGGAAAGAAATCGCACTAAAAACCACCCAGCTCACACCAGCGATCAACTAAACTTTTCACTTGCTTGATACAAGTGAAAAATGAAGAGTAGGAAAGATGGAGGTAGGGGCATATCTAGGGATTCTTCACACAACAATGTAACCATTTACCATCTATGACCCAATCAGCCTCAAGAGGGTTCAGAAAAACAGACTGCCTTTTTATTTAGTCTACGATGGGTCTAGTTGTGTAGTAACGTTAGATGGTGATCACATTGTTGTGCTAGTATCCCTGCACACATCCAGCGTTCATCCTGATCTGCCATACTGCAGGCCTGGCCCGTCTGTGGGGCTCTGCGCTGcagactactgtactgtacccaacGTAGGTGCACTCGCACTCCGGCTGCGATCTTCACATCACATAGAACCATGGAGAATAGAGAGAGCAAGGATAGAACATAGTCACTAGTGTGaatactagacagacagacataagaaAACACACATTAAGGTATGGAACTgtgaatgttttttttacatCATGAACAGAGAGTAATATTTATTGTTCACACCCCCCCATGCAGAGGAATGAGCACCCTTCTCCCCGTGCCCTTCCTGCCCCCCCCAATGATGAGACTCACCCAGATTTGGGGCACTGGACGTCCTCTTGCCTCCACGCATCTTGAAGAAACCACGTCCAAAGGAGGAGCGGGCCTTCTTGGTCCCAAAGCTTTCATTACTGGTGGGGTTTGATGGGGAGGTGGATGGGGGGCTGGGATCCTCAATTGTGGTCTagaaaaggggggggggagggtCATTATGAGCACATAAACCTAATAAAATATTTGGCATGCCTGTAAACAAAGTCCATCTCCCAATATAACCAGCTCCATAGTTCTACTGTTGTACCACCAGGTGGCGGTGGAGTAACAACTGTCAAAACAACCATTTCTCAGGAATCCTATTATGATTCCATATCATCCTGACAGACAGTCTGGAGTCCAGTCAGCCGTCACAGTGGGGCTCAGTGACTCCGCCCTCCATGTGGGGGAGACAAGAGATAGAACCATGCCTTCTGtatgaaccctgacctgttcaccggacgtgctaccttgtcccggacctgctgttttcgactccctctctctaccacacctgccgtctcgaactctgaatgctcggctatgaaaagacaactgacatttacacctgaggtgctgacctgttgcaccctctacaaccactgattattataatttgaccctgctggtcatctatgaacatttgaacatcttggccatataatgtaataatctccacagccagaagaagactggccacccctcagagcctggttcctctccaggtttctgcctttctagggagtttttcctagccaccgtgcttctacatctgcattgcttgctgttatgggttttaagctgggtttctgtatagcactttgtgacaacggctgatgtaaaaagggctttataaatacatttgattgattgaaaggTTGCGGCGGTAtacagatagccctatttggtaaaagaccaagtccatattatggcaagaacagcacaaaaaaagcaaagagaaacgacagtccatcattactttaagacatgaaggtcagtcaatgcagaaaatttcaaccactttcaaagtttcttcaagtgcagtcacaaaaaccatcaagcgctattacaaaactggctctcatgaggaccacaacaggaaaggaagacccagagttacctctgctgcagaggaaaagttcattagagttaccagcctcagaaattgcaggccaaataaatgcttcacagagttcaagtaacagacacatcaactgttcagaggagactgcgtgaatcaggccttcatggtcgaattgctgccaagaaaccactactaaaaggacaccaataagaagaagagacttgcttgggccaagaaacacaagcaatggacattagactggtggaaatctgtcctttggtctgatgagtccaaatttgagatttttggatccaaccgccgtatctttgtgagatgcaaggtaggtgaaaggatgatctccgcatgtgtggttcccaccgtgaggcATGGAGGAGGtcatgtgatggtgctttgctggtgacactgtcagtgatttatttagaaatcaaggcacacttaaccagcatggctaccacagcattctgcagcgatatgccatcccatctggtttgcgctttgtgggactatcatttgtttttcaacaggacaatgacccaaaacacacctccaggctgtgtaggggctatttgaccaaggagagtgatggagtgctgcatcagatgacctggcctccacaatcacccaacctcaacccaattgagatggtttggggtgagttggaccgcagagtgaaggaaaagcagccaacaagtgctcagcatatgtgggaactccttcaagactgttggaaaagtattccagatgaagctggttgagagaatgccaagagtgtgcaaagctgtcattaaggcaaagggtggatactttgaagaacc from Salmo salar chromosome ssa07, Ssal_v3.1, whole genome shotgun sequence includes the following:
- the LOC106609411 gene encoding liprin-beta-1 isoform X3, with translation MMSDASEMLAAALEQMDGIIAGSKAMDYSNGLFDCQSPTSPFLGSLRALHLLEDLRAALEMMDQDEREGLRCQVPDTTADGLVEWLQQGQLTNGHGSAMIYQERLSRVESDKECLVLQVSVLSDQVEVQGEKIRDLDMCLEEHREKLDATEETLQQELLSRSTLEAQKLELMTEVSSLKLKLTTVARDLRDSEGLYQEVNDLRFRVTDMENERLQCEKKLKSTKEELQTLQRQLEELRRLKDQATLGVLTPDRTDGAKDVDVLRMKRAMESLMSANNDKDRRIEELQESITRYKKVQDLVKDTLNEDDYDDIQDDRSPSIQVAMDTDRATLAVGEETGRSCDEIPSIAVFSELEQERLIQEPDTDSPPEVPPHSAGSLGHINSNTEQTTIEDPSPPSTSPSNPTSNESFGTKKARSSFGRGFFKMRGGKRTSSAPNLAETERKGTDHLDLAGAPPHKPQGGDSSQTLPSSPEAKKKSRGFMKFLGRLKRSHSTSLDLEETETEFRRGGVRATAGPRLGWSRDLQHSADDVDAPFAQWSKEQVCAWLQEQGLGLHVAQAQQWIRSGFTLLQASQHDLEKELGIKQPLHRKKLQLALQALGSEEDVSKGKLDHNWVTRWLDDIGLPQYKSQFDEGRVDGRMLHYMTVDDLLSLKVGSVLHHLSIKRAIQVLRLNFYEPNCLRRRPSDEKMSPQNNITPGEISQWTNHRVMEWLRSVDLAEYAPNLRGSGVHGGVMVLEPRFNVESLALLLNIPPNKTLLRRHLATHFHLLIGSAAQRSKQECLENPDYTLLTATAKVKPRRLPFGGFGTLRKKRQEDGEEYVCPMDVEMPKNSSFQGGLRIYEDNLDQMEDSEGAVRQIGAFSEEIDNLTSMLKEDEFFSEVSSRSPKASITDDSNV
- the LOC106609411 gene encoding liprin-beta-1 isoform X2, which encodes MMSDASEMLAAALEQMDGIIAGSKAMDYSNGLFDCQSPTSPFLGSLRALHLLEDLRAALEMMDQDEREGLRCQVPDTTADGLVEWLQQGQLTNGHGSAMIYQERLSRVESDKECLVLQVSVLSDQVEVQGEKIRDLDMCLEEHREKLDATEETLQQELLSRSTLEAQKLELMTEVSSLKLKLTTVARDLRDSEGLYQEVNDLRFRVTDMENERLQCEKKLKSTKEELQTLQRQLEELRRLKDQATLGVLTPDRTDGAKDVDVLRMKRAMESLMSANNDKDRRIEELQESITRYKKVQDLVKDTLNEDDYDDIQDDRSPSIQVAMDTDRATLAVGEETGRSCDEIPSIAVFSELEQERLIQEPDTDSPPEVPPHSAGSLGHINSNTEQTTIEDPSPPSTSPSNPTSNESFGTKKARSSFGRGFFKMRGGKRTSSAPNLDRSRSASAPTLAETERKGTDHLDLAGAPPHKPQGGDSSQTLPSSPEAKKKSRGFMKFLGRLKRSHSTSLDLEETETEFRRGGVRATAGPRLGWSRDLQHSADDVDAPFAQWSKEQVCAWLQEQGLGLHVAQAQQWIRSGFTLLQASQHDLEKELGIKQPLHRKKLQLALQALGSEEDVSKGKLDHNWVTRWLDDIGLPQYKSQFDEGRVDGRMLHYMTVDDLLSLKVGSVLHHLSIKRAIQVLRLNFYEPNCLRRRPSDENNITPGEISQWTNHRVMEWLRSVDLAEYAPNLRGSGVHGGVMVLEPRFNVESLALLLNIPPNKTLLRRHLATHFHLLIGSAAQRSKQECLENPDYTLLTATAKVKPRRLPFGGFGTLRKKRQEDGEEYVCPMDVEMPKNSSFQGGLRIYEDNLDQMEDSEGAVRQIGAFSEEIDNLTSMLKEDEFFSEVSSRSPKASITDDSNV
- the LOC106609411 gene encoding liprin-beta-1 isoform X1, whose product is MMSDASEMLAAALEQMDGIIAGSKAMDYSNGLFDCQSPTSPFLGSLRALHLLEDLRAALEMMDQDEREGLRCQVPDTTADGLVEWLQQGQLTNGHGSAMIYQERLSRVESDKECLVLQVSVLSDQVEVQGEKIRDLDMCLEEHREKLDATEETLQQELLSRSTLEAQKLELMTEVSSLKLKLTTVARDLRDSEGLYQEVNDLRFRVTDMENERLQCEKKLKSTKEELQTLQRQLEELRRLKDQATLGVLTPDRTDGAKDVDVLRMKRAMESLMSANNDKDRRIEELQESITRYKKVQDLVKDTLNEDDYDDIQDDRSPSIQVAMDTDRATLAVGEETGRSCDEIPSIAVFSELEQERLIQEPDTDSPPEVPPHSAGSLGHINSNTEQTTIEDPSPPSTSPSNPTSNESFGTKKARSSFGRGFFKMRGGKRTSSAPNLDRSRSASAPTLAETERKGTDHLDLAGAPPHKPQGGDSSQTLPSSPEAKKKSRGFMKFLGRLKRSHSTSLDLEETETEFRRGGVRATAGPRLGWSRDLQHSADDVDAPFAQWSKEQVCAWLQEQGLGLHVAQAQQWIRSGFTLLQASQHDLEKELGIKQPLHRKKLQLALQALGSEEDVSKGKLDHNWVTRWLDDIGLPQYKSQFDEGRVDGRMLHYMTVDDLLSLKVGSVLHHLSIKRAIQVLRLNFYEPNCLRRRPSDEKMSPQNNITPGEISQWTNHRVMEWLRSVDLAEYAPNLRGSGVHGGVMVLEPRFNVESLALLLNIPPNKTLLRRHLATHFHLLIGSAAQRSKQECLENPDYTLLTATAKVKPRRLPFGGFGTLRKKRQEDGEEYVCPMDVEMPKNSSFQGGLRIYEDNLDQMEDSEGAVRQIGAFSEEIDNLTSMLKEDEFFSEVSSRSPKASITDDSNV
- the LOC106609411 gene encoding liprin-beta-1 isoform X4, with product MMSDASEMLAAALEQMDGIIAGSKAMDYSNGLFDCQSPTSPFLGSLRALHLLEDLRAALEMMDQDEREGLRCQVPDTTADGLVEWLQQGQLTNGHGSAMIYQERLSRVESDKECLVLQVSVLSDQVEVQGEKIRDLDMCLEEHREKLDATEETLQQELLSRSTLEAQKLELMTEVSSLKLKLTTVARDLRDSEGLYQEVNDLRFRVTDMENERLQCEKKLKSTKEELQTLQRQLEELRRLKDQATLGVLTPDRTDGAKDVDVLRMKRAMESLMSANNDKDRRIEELQESITRYKKVQDLVKDTLNEDDYDDIQDDRSPSIQVAMDTDRATLAVGEETGRSCDEIPSIAVFSELEQERLIQEPDTDSPPEVPPHSAGSLGHINSNTEQTTIEDPSPPSTSPSNPTSNESFGTKKARSSFGRGFFKMRGGKRTSSAPNLAETERKGTDHLDLAGAPPHKPQGGDSSQTLPSSPEAKKKSRGFMKFLGRLKRSHSTSLDLEETETEFRRGGVRATAGPRLGWSRDLQHSADDVDAPFAQWSKEQVCAWLQEQGLGLHVAQAQQWIRSGFTLLQASQHDLEKELGIKQPLHRKKLQLALQALGSEEDVSKGKLDHNWVTRWLDDIGLPQYKSQFDEGRVDGRMLHYMTVDDLLSLKVGSVLHHLSIKRAIQVLRLNFYEPNCLRRRPSDENNITPGEISQWTNHRVMEWLRSVDLAEYAPNLRGSGVHGGVMVLEPRFNVESLALLLNIPPNKTLLRRHLATHFHLLIGSAAQRSKQECLENPDYTLLTATAKVKPRRLPFGGFGTLRKKRQEDGEEYVCPMDVEMPKNSSFQGGLRIYEDNLDQMEDSEGAVRQIGAFSEEIDNLTSMLKEDEFFSEVSSRSPKASITDDSNV